A genome region from Micromonospora peucetia includes the following:
- a CDS encoding 3-oxoacyl-ACP synthase III family protein has protein sequence MSSSVGILGTGSWVPARALPNEEIARRVPGASPEWIVRKTAIRSRRFAAAEDATSDLAARAAARALRDAGLGVDRVDYLVVSTSTPDHPQPPTACLVQERLGAYGAACFDVNAVCAGFVHALVLAQALVADRPGAHALVVGADVYSRILDFDDRRTAVLFGDGAGAAVVGAVPPGRGVVGYELASRGDASDLIRVVAGGSRLPASATTVAEGGHFFRMHGRGVTGIVLQEVPPFVDKLLARAGVGAADVAHVVPHQPNGLLLDELVRACGLTAAHTHRTVEEYANVGSASVPLTLDHANRAGLLRDGDLVLLLAFGGGMSFGGCLLRWGRAPGPEPGSER, from the coding sequence GTGTCCTCATCCGTTGGAATTCTGGGTACCGGATCCTGGGTGCCCGCGCGAGCATTGCCGAACGAGGAAATCGCGCGTCGGGTACCGGGTGCGAGCCCGGAATGGATCGTGCGCAAGACCGCCATTCGTTCGCGCCGTTTCGCGGCGGCGGAGGACGCCACCTCCGACCTCGCGGCACGGGCCGCGGCCCGTGCGCTGCGGGACGCCGGCCTCGGCGTCGACCGCGTCGACTACCTCGTCGTGTCGACGTCGACCCCGGATCACCCGCAGCCGCCGACGGCCTGCCTGGTGCAGGAACGTCTCGGCGCGTACGGGGCCGCGTGCTTCGACGTCAACGCGGTGTGCGCCGGATTCGTGCACGCCCTGGTGCTGGCACAGGCGCTGGTGGCGGACCGGCCGGGCGCACACGCGCTGGTGGTCGGCGCCGACGTGTACTCGCGGATCCTGGACTTCGACGACCGGCGTACCGCCGTGCTGTTCGGCGACGGCGCGGGAGCGGCCGTCGTGGGGGCGGTGCCACCGGGGCGCGGTGTCGTCGGGTACGAGCTGGCCAGCAGGGGAGACGCCAGCGACCTGATTCGGGTGGTGGCGGGCGGCAGCAGGCTGCCGGCGTCGGCGACGACCGTGGCGGAGGGCGGCCACTTCTTCCGGATGCACGGCCGGGGCGTCACCGGGATCGTCCTGCAGGAGGTCCCGCCGTTCGTGGACAAGCTGCTGGCCAGGGCGGGCGTCGGTGCGGCAGACGTCGCGCACGTCGTGCCGCACCAGCCCAACGGTCTGCTCCTCGACGAGCTGGTGCGCGCGTGCGGGCTGACCGCCGCGCACACGCACCGCACGGTGGAGGAGTACGCGAACGTCGGCAGCGCCTCCGTGCCACTCACCCTCGACCACGCCAACCGGGCCGGACTGCTCCGTGACGGCGATCTCGTCCTCCTGCTGGCGTTCGGCGGGGGGATGTCGTTCGGAGGATGCCTGCTGCGGTGGGGCCGGGCGCCCGGCCCGGAGCCCGGGAGTGAGCGGTGA